One window of Felis catus isolate Fca126 chromosome D4, F.catus_Fca126_mat1.0, whole genome shotgun sequence genomic DNA carries:
- the CDK20 gene encoding cyclin-dependent kinase 20 isoform X8, with product MDQYCILGRIGEGAHGIVFKAKHVETGEIVALKKVALRRLEDGIPNQALREIKALQEIEDNQHVVQLKAVFPHGAGFVLAFEYMLSDLAEVVRHAQRPLGQAQVKSYLQMLLKGVAFCHANNIVHRDLKPANLLISASGQLKIADFGLARVFSPDGSRLYTHQVATRWYRAPELLYGARQYDQGVDLWAVGCILGELLNGSPLFPGENDIEQLCCVLRILGTPSPQVWPEITELPDYNKISFKEQAPVPLEEVLPDASPQALDLLGLFLLYPPRQRISASQY from the exons ATGGACCAGTACTGCATCCTGGGCCGCATCGGGGAGGGCGCGCACGGCATCGTCTTCAAGGCCAAGCACGTGGAG ACTGGGGAGATCGTGGCCCTCAAGAAAGTGGCCCTGCGGCGGCTGGAGGATGGCATCCCCAACCAGGCCTTGCGGGAGATCAAAGCCCTGCAGGAGATCGAGGACAATCAGCAC GTGGTGCAGTTGAAGGCCGTGTTCCCGCACGgcgcaggctttgtgctggcctTCGAGTACATGCTGTCGGATCTGGCCGAGGTGGTGCGTCACGCCCAGAGGCCCCTGGGCCAGGCACAGGTCAAGAGCTACCTGCAGATGCTGCTCAAGGGTGTGGCATTCTGCCACGCCAACAACATCGTGCATCGG GACCTGAAACCGGCCAACCTGCTCATCAGTGCCTCCGGCCAGCTCAAGATAGCAGACTTTGGCCTGGCCCGGGTCTTCTCCCCAGATGGCAGCCGCCTCTACACACACCAGGTGGCCACCAG gtgGTATCGAGCCCCGGAGCTCCTGTATGGTGCCCGCCAGTATGACCAGGGCGTCGACCTGTG GGCTGTGGGCTGCATCCTGGGGGAATTGTTGAACGGATCCCCTCTCTTCCCTGGGGAGAATGACATCGAGCAGCTTTGCTGTGTGCTTCGAATCCTGGGCACCCCCAGTCCTCAAGTCTGGCCG GAGATCACGGAGCTGCCCGACTACAACAAGATCTCCTTCAAGGAGCAGGCGCCTGTGCCCCTGGAGGAGGTGCTGCCCGACGCGTCTCCCCAGGCCCTGGACCTGCTGGGGCTGTTCCTCCTCTACCCTCCGCGCCAGCGCATCTCAGCCTCCCAG TACTAG
- the CDK20 gene encoding cyclin-dependent kinase 20 isoform X7, producing MDQYCILGRIGEGAHGIVFKAKHVETGEIVALKKVALRRLEDGIPNQALREIKALQEIEDNQHVVQLKAVFPHGAGFVLAFEYMLSDLAEVVRHAQRPLGQAQVKSYLQMLLKGVAFCHANNIVHRDLKPANLLISASGQLKIADFGLARVFSPDGSRLYTHQVATRWYRAPELLYGARQYDQGVDLWAVGCILGELLNGSPLFPGENDIEQLCCVLRILGTPSPQVWPEITELPDYNKISFKEQAPVPLEEVLPDASPQALDLLGLFLLYPPRQRISASQVWNEVSGTKELWRLPIWCF from the exons ATGGACCAGTACTGCATCCTGGGCCGCATCGGGGAGGGCGCGCACGGCATCGTCTTCAAGGCCAAGCACGTGGAG ACTGGGGAGATCGTGGCCCTCAAGAAAGTGGCCCTGCGGCGGCTGGAGGATGGCATCCCCAACCAGGCCTTGCGGGAGATCAAAGCCCTGCAGGAGATCGAGGACAATCAGCAC GTGGTGCAGTTGAAGGCCGTGTTCCCGCACGgcgcaggctttgtgctggcctTCGAGTACATGCTGTCGGATCTGGCCGAGGTGGTGCGTCACGCCCAGAGGCCCCTGGGCCAGGCACAGGTCAAGAGCTACCTGCAGATGCTGCTCAAGGGTGTGGCATTCTGCCACGCCAACAACATCGTGCATCGG GACCTGAAACCGGCCAACCTGCTCATCAGTGCCTCCGGCCAGCTCAAGATAGCAGACTTTGGCCTGGCCCGGGTCTTCTCCCCAGATGGCAGCCGCCTCTACACACACCAGGTGGCCACCAG gtgGTATCGAGCCCCGGAGCTCCTGTATGGTGCCCGCCAGTATGACCAGGGCGTCGACCTGTG GGCTGTGGGCTGCATCCTGGGGGAATTGTTGAACGGATCCCCTCTCTTCCCTGGGGAGAATGACATCGAGCAGCTTTGCTGTGTGCTTCGAATCCTGGGCACCCCCAGTCCTCAAGTCTGGCCG GAGATCACGGAGCTGCCCGACTACAACAAGATCTCCTTCAAGGAGCAGGCGCCTGTGCCCCTGGAGGAGGTGCTGCCCGACGCGTCTCCCCAGGCCCTGGACCTGCTGGGGCTGTTCCTCCTCTACCCTCCGCGCCAGCGCATCTCAGCCTCCCAG